One window of the Desulfolucanica intricata genome contains the following:
- a CDS encoding DUF1847 domain-containing protein, translating to MKCAICKQDPKNKCDKEGFDCTGGKVDLSAYEEDVNKPYHRSSGNLQAEFGNKLTRLDELIKFAESMRFKKLGLAFCVGLAEESGILAKMLENKGFQVDSACCKICGLDKKDFEVPYAKPNKNFEALCNPVGQAAVLNKGKTELNIAVGLCVGHDILFQKYSEAPVTTFVTKDRVLAHNPLGVLYSSYYKKKYGV from the coding sequence AAGAACAAATGTGATAAAGAAGGTTTTGACTGCACCGGTGGTAAGGTTGATTTGAGTGCTTATGAAGAGGATGTTAATAAGCCGTATCATAGAAGCAGTGGAAATTTGCAGGCTGAGTTCGGTAATAAACTGACTCGTTTGGATGAGCTGATTAAATTCGCTGAATCTATGAGATTTAAAAAGTTAGGCTTAGCATTTTGTGTTGGCTTAGCTGAGGAATCCGGTATTTTGGCAAAGATGCTGGAAAACAAAGGATTCCAGGTAGATTCCGCCTGCTGTAAAATTTGTGGCTTAGATAAGAAAGATTTTGAAGTCCCTTATGCTAAACCTAATAAAAATTTTGAAGCTCTTTGTAACCCTGTGGGGCAGGCGGCTGTGTTAAATAAAGGAAAAACAGAGCTAAATATTGCGGTTGGGCTATGTGTGGGACACGATATATTGTTCCAAAAATATTCTGAGGCACCGGTAACTACATTTGTTACTAAAGACCGTGTATTAGCTCATAATCCACTTGGTGTACTATACTCCAGTTATTATAAAAAGAAATATGGAGTATAA
- a CDS encoding YifB family Mg chelatase-like AAA ATPase, translating to MLSIVKSTALHGLDGQVIRVEVDVSNGLPGFDIVGLPDAAVREARDRVRTAIKNSGYEFPIKKITVNLAPADIKKEGPVYDLPIAIGILAATEQINQANCQEYIFLGELSLDGSVRRIDGTLTHIMVARDNYFKKAVVPGDNAAEAALTDGVEIYPVISLCELVQFLCLEKEIEPYRVDINAILNNDSCYYPDLKDVRGQLAARRALEIAASGGHNLLLLGSPGSGKTMLARRLPGILPDLTIDEAIEVTKIYSLSGLLKPEQPMISTRPFRSPHHTASTVSITGGGRFPRPGEISLAQHGILFMDELPEFRKDALESLRQPLEDGIITISRVNAAVTYPAQFMFVGAMNPCPCGFYGDPVKECTCTPFQIQRYIHRISGPLLDRIDIQIEVPRVNYEELSGQIRGESSAEVKKRVEAARLIQNERFKKNNNNTGQISCNAMMQPADVRVYCKLSREANSLMKTAFQQLNLNARSHDKILKLARTIADLDDKEKIEAQHLAEAIQYRNLDRRI from the coding sequence ATGCTTTCAATTGTCAAAAGTACTGCTTTACATGGTTTAGATGGACAAGTGATCCGCGTTGAAGTGGATGTTTCTAATGGTTTACCCGGTTTCGACATTGTAGGTTTGCCTGATGCTGCAGTACGGGAGGCACGTGACCGAGTTCGCACAGCGATCAAAAATTCCGGCTATGAATTTCCAATTAAGAAGATTACTGTTAATCTGGCACCTGCTGATATTAAAAAAGAAGGTCCAGTCTATGATCTCCCCATCGCTATCGGCATACTGGCAGCTACAGAGCAGATTAATCAAGCTAATTGTCAGGAATATATTTTCTTGGGAGAACTTTCTTTAGACGGTTCTGTAAGGAGAATTGACGGCACTTTAACTCATATAATGGTAGCCAGGGATAATTATTTCAAAAAAGCTGTTGTGCCAGGTGACAATGCAGCGGAAGCTGCTCTTACTGACGGAGTTGAAATTTACCCTGTTATCAGTCTTTGTGAATTAGTACAATTTTTATGCCTGGAAAAAGAAATAGAACCCTACCGAGTTGATATAAATGCAATACTGAATAATGACAGCTGTTATTATCCTGATTTAAAAGATGTAAGGGGACAGCTGGCCGCCCGCAGGGCTTTGGAAATAGCTGCATCTGGTGGTCATAATTTGCTTTTGCTTGGCAGCCCCGGCTCGGGTAAAACAATGTTGGCACGCAGATTACCGGGTATACTTCCCGATTTAACAATTGATGAAGCTATTGAAGTTACCAAAATATACAGCCTTTCCGGTTTATTAAAACCGGAACAACCGATGATTTCTACCCGTCCCTTCCGTTCCCCTCATCACACTGCCTCTACTGTAAGTATTACCGGAGGTGGTAGATTTCCACGGCCGGGTGAGATAAGTCTTGCACAGCACGGAATTCTATTCATGGATGAACTGCCTGAGTTTCGTAAAGATGCTCTGGAAAGTCTGCGTCAACCCCTGGAGGACGGTATTATAACAATTTCACGTGTTAACGCAGCAGTTACCTACCCGGCCCAATTCATGTTTGTTGGTGCTATGAATCCCTGTCCCTGCGGGTTTTATGGGGATCCGGTTAAAGAGTGTACCTGTACACCTTTTCAGATTCAAAGATACATTCACCGTATTTCGGGACCGCTTTTGGATCGTATAGATATACAAATTGAAGTCCCACGTGTCAATTACGAAGAGTTATCAGGGCAAATCCGGGGCGAAAGCTCAGCTGAGGTAAAAAAAAGAGTTGAGGCTGCCCGTCTGATACAAAATGAACGTTTTAAAAAGAATAATAATAATACCGGGCAAATTAGCTGTAATGCGATGATGCAGCCGGCCGATGTACGGGTATATTGTAAGTTAAGTAGAGAAGCAAATTCCTTAATGAAGACAGCTTTTCAACAGCTAAATCTAAATGCCAGGTCTCATGATAAAATATTAAAACTTGCCCGTACAATTGCTGACCTCGATGATAAAGAAAAAATTGAAGCTCAACATTTAGCTGAGGCCATTCAATATAGAAATCTGGACCGAAGAATTTAA